In Xanthomonas theicola, a single genomic region encodes these proteins:
- a CDS encoding universal stress protein: MYQRILIATDGSELSDKGVQQGLALAARLGAEVDIVTVSEPWAMGMYDAMGWSVGYEATPEYRQDREEAAQKVLAPALAAAAAAGVVAHGCHVLDRYAAEGINDIATSRRSDLIVMTSHGRRGMSRVLLGSQTAEVLARSQVPVLVIR; the protein is encoded by the coding sequence ATGTATCAGCGCATCCTGATTGCGACCGATGGTTCCGAGCTGTCTGACAAGGGCGTGCAGCAAGGCTTGGCGCTGGCCGCCAGGCTTGGCGCGGAAGTGGACATCGTCACGGTGTCCGAGCCCTGGGCAATGGGCATGTACGACGCGATGGGCTGGAGCGTGGGCTACGAGGCCACGCCCGAGTACCGGCAGGACCGCGAAGAGGCGGCGCAGAAGGTGCTGGCGCCGGCGCTCGCGGCGGCGGCGGCGGCCGGCGTGGTCGCGCATGGCTGCCATGTGCTGGATCGCTACGCGGCCGAGGGCATCAACGACATCGCGACCTCGCGCCGCAGCGATCTGATCGTGATGACCTCGCACGGGCGCCGCGGCATGAGCCGGGTGTTGCTCGGCAGCCAGACGGCCGAGGTGCTGGCGCGCAGCCAGGTGCCGGTGCTGGTGATCCGCTGA
- a CDS encoding DUF2782 domain-containing protein, translating to MKALMLVPLLLLAGCASTGLGPDGAPMDMRGADVIQRKMDNGDTVDEYRVSGQLRMVKVTPANAPAYYLYDQNGDGHLDGNKDNVSPVYWKLYGW from the coding sequence ATGAAAGCCCTGATGCTGGTTCCGCTGTTGCTGCTGGCCGGTTGCGCCTCGACCGGCCTCGGCCCGGACGGCGCGCCGATGGACATGCGCGGCGCGGACGTGATCCAGCGCAAGATGGACAACGGCGACACCGTGGACGAGTACCGGGTGTCCGGCCAGTTGCGCATGGTCAAGGTGACCCCGGCCAACGCCCCGGCCTATTACCTGTACGACCAGAATGGCGACGGCCACCTAGACGGCAACAAGGACAACGTGTCGCCGGTGTACTGGAAGCTGTACGGCTGGTGA
- a CDS encoding acetyl-CoA C-acetyltransferase, which produces MPAARPVAILGGVRIPFCRQNTAYADVGNLGMSVRTLGALVERYGLHGQQLGEVAMGAVIKHSSDWNLGREAALSSGLSALTPGITLQRACGTSLDSIVTVANKIALGQIASGIGGGSDTTSEVPIVYAKKLRARLLAANRAKTTGVKVRALARGFKFAELKPEFPGVAEPRTGKSMGDHCEDMAKQWNISRDSQDAWAVSSHKKLAAAYERGFFANLIAPFRGVERDNILRADTSLEKLATLKPAFDKVSGRGTLTAANSTPLTDGAAAVLLASEEWAQAHGHVPMAYLRDAQVAAVDFVHGEGLLMAPTIAVPDMLKRHGLNLQDFDIYEIHEAFAAQVLCTLRAWESEDYCRTRLGLDAPLGQIDPAKINPLGSSLATGHPFAATGARIVATVAKQLVERGGGRALISICTAGGMGVVAIVER; this is translated from the coding sequence ATGCCAGCAGCCCGTCCCGTCGCCATTCTTGGCGGCGTCCGCATTCCGTTTTGCCGCCAGAACACGGCGTATGCGGATGTCGGGAATCTTGGCATGTCGGTGCGCACGCTGGGCGCGCTGGTTGAACGCTACGGCCTGCACGGCCAGCAGCTGGGCGAGGTGGCGATGGGGGCGGTGATCAAGCACTCCAGCGACTGGAACCTGGGCCGCGAGGCGGCGCTGTCGTCGGGGCTGTCGGCGCTGACCCCGGGCATCACCCTGCAGCGCGCCTGCGGCACCAGCCTGGACAGCATCGTCACCGTGGCCAACAAGATCGCGCTGGGGCAGATCGCGTCGGGCATCGGCGGCGGTTCTGACACCACTTCCGAGGTGCCGATCGTCTACGCCAAGAAGTTGCGCGCGCGGCTGCTGGCCGCCAATCGTGCCAAGACCACCGGCGTCAAGGTCCGCGCGCTGGCCCGCGGCTTCAAGTTCGCCGAGCTCAAGCCGGAGTTCCCCGGCGTGGCCGAGCCGCGCACCGGCAAGAGCATGGGCGACCATTGCGAGGACATGGCCAAGCAGTGGAACATCTCGCGCGACTCGCAGGATGCCTGGGCGGTGTCCTCTCACAAAAAGCTGGCCGCGGCCTACGAGCGCGGCTTCTTCGCCAACCTGATCGCGCCGTTCCGCGGCGTGGAGCGCGACAACATCCTGCGTGCCGACACCTCGCTGGAGAAGCTCGCCACGCTGAAGCCGGCGTTCGACAAGGTCAGCGGCCGCGGCACCCTGACCGCGGCCAATTCCACCCCGCTGACCGACGGCGCGGCGGCGGTGCTGCTGGCCTCGGAGGAATGGGCGCAGGCGCATGGACATGTGCCGATGGCCTACCTGCGCGACGCGCAGGTCGCCGCGGTGGACTTCGTGCACGGCGAGGGCCTGTTGATGGCCCCGACCATCGCCGTGCCGGACATGCTCAAGCGCCACGGCTTGAACCTGCAGGATTTCGACATCTACGAAATCCACGAGGCTTTCGCCGCGCAGGTGCTGTGCACGCTGCGCGCCTGGGAGAGCGAGGACTACTGCCGGACCCGGCTGGGCCTGGATGCGCCGCTGGGGCAGATCGACCCGGCCAAGATCAATCCGCTGGGTTCGTCGCTGGCCACCGGCCACCCGTTCGCCGCGACCGGCGCACGCATCGTCGCCACCGTGGCCAAGCAACTGGTGGAGCGCGGCGGCGGCCGCGCGCTGATCTCGATCTGCACCGCCGGCGGCATGGGCGTGGTGGCGATCGTCGAGCGCTAG